atagtatgcgtacccgtacacgtacctgttggcttgagaaatccgggaacctaagtgtgCACACCCGTTCACGTACTGGCGTACGGTTCATGTACgaatatttctgctggaattggaagtatgcgtacccgtttgtgtactggcgaaaaccaatcttggtccgggtatttcaagtatacgtacccgtttgcatacttgaaggttaaagttctaaaatcggttatgtacatgaagttaaacatttatataataaggaatgtaatatttgcaaaccgtggctataatgttcatgaattgattcgagggaatcaaaccgattttgcttcaattgtgttcttgtataattctatgagaatatagcaattgaacaattctttaactagtttcatttgagtcatttgaactagttatggttaagatgaataaggttgatatgatagttatcatatggctaacttcggttaactattgttgagccaacatggtgtacacgtttaggtacggttacataaacctaaatcagggtacatttcatttgtgtgtaacacactaagttctatctaacagttgaaagatattagcttggttgaatcatatttttcatctaacggtgaatattgaatgctttgttaccaaggtaacttagattgcaaaacctgatttgaaaactatataaagaagaactttagcaaatgggaaacctaatccccacacttctgtgtgttacttgttgcataagctagagtcgattctcctttaaccttaggtttctatcgagaccatgtaggttaacgactttgttagagcatagctcagttaaacccaccaagcattggtatgtcaagtttggttttcatattttagtgcatcaaaactcatttaaagagtcgcttgattatttactagagtcaccttcgtataggttagctagaaagttactaggatatgagacttacaagtattacatgaagacttgaagaatgtgaagaagtaaagagctacatcgacgatatcatccttcttcttgaggttagtaatatttgacttgaactgtttcattcctaacgtatctttcaagtagtacatattgaaaacataactgcaaagatgtgaatgattatactctagttagacatagtattaaggaattacaatacgaagtataacgtctatcttttgaacttcgtatataatacatcgacataatcgtatgaatgatattgtgattatgtatgggtatgggtgaatatttcttcctaggaaacaatgttttacattcgttaaaggaagtacaattcataaacttgttttgtgaatcgaaagggaaatcgctaggcttattggtatttttattcattgcaaatatttggattaccaatatgtgtgtttagtataaccgctcataacttgtttatgtatcttggtaaaaactattcacaatgcctgacttttgtgttggtataacttttattagtgaaaccgaccttaagtaatcacctgagatggtatgatcgatatactGTAATTGGTATGTCCAACTCTAgaaattggggaaccgatcctattaagaggtgcaaccgatcacaagtatgtgaaatcgatccttgtaagaggtacaacaagtcttagtaattggtaaccgatcctatgacttgtgcaaccgaccacaagtaaaataccataattTTGTGGTAACCgaacctagtacctagtcaaccaatttttggaaagctggtgtgaccgatcctagtacccacatggaggtagaatcgaagctttgtgttttggtagaaccgtgaaacccattaatggtgatttgataggataatcaatcacatagttcttggaagtcagatgaaccaattctaaactcgtttggaagtgtggaaaatcggttccaagattgtaaatatgaaaaaggattcacaaagtaaagatgtcgacatactttgaacatgtgcagtaattcttatcttttattgttcaaagatattccttaataactaaaggagaatcccagattgaaataaattgagaatattttaattaaggtttagtttttatatgcttttaatttccagtaattaaatccatatctttagaaaataaaaattggctaatgtgcatttactaattggagattttctactgagattttggtcaatatttggacagtgcatttccaggaattatgaaaaccgtttttggatttattgcatatctttgagaacattcggttttggaaatttcttggtgtccaaacttccttggtctataaatattgaagtttgcattttgagcaaactaattctcagagccagcaaaactacctagtcgtgttgttactggtggagacatctattcggagaggaaagtaccctaatcaggcgaaatctcttatgaccgctctacgagtaccgtgggtgggaaactagataattgctgtttattattagttttcgattgatttgattgactaatgtttgttgaactttgattgcacctagtttgtttatgcttgagaatcttctcttctgatataagattcactcaaagatATTCGTTAACAGAATGtgtgattggtcacaagagattcaagttgtttgtgtgtaggtgtttattgaagatctaagaagatttgaagaaaaagaagatttcttatttgagttcataatctttggtgtgcacaaaacttgatcggccggggatccaaatataatcggtttatctttgtgataaccttgattgattagtcaagtagatcagcatcaatacatttctttgtgattaataatattgattgcatagtctaaaaaattactttggtagttgttaaatagattgatctaagaacctgacaaaggagtttattgggataaacggaagagccttttgtcgaactcatatcatgctgtttgaaaagagttgtcactgaacagatttgttgttcctttactgtttggaatacgaaccaaaggaattgttccaagtgcgtgacttattgcaagttggaggcgcagggatactgagggaactagatgaactataggtttagttgcttggtctcaactatacgaagttggtttagattttgtataacggcttaattctgagagtattcaattctggacaaggtcccggtttttttttttttgcatttgcggtttcctcgttaacaaaatcttgttgtgcctttTACTCTTTTATTTCCGaaaaattataattgtttttattataagtacaagtaaaatacacaaacgttaattcttatttacttgatagcaatcttattgtgtttggttaagtctgaacctattatcaagtaatcatacttcgttgttgtattgtctcgctcttgtatccatagtcaattacgcaagttatcttgttgtcgtactgtcttgatctcgtatccatagacgatcacacgaagtgtgaaccgattagttgtattgtatcgactcagtccatagacaatcactttcggagaaaagaacttataggtggaaaagctttagattgaggtatatttgggtaccctcgtcttttcagacttaaagacttcattgggattgtgaagccaaacccaactattttctctgtagttgcgtgatatgatcttgctgtttctatcgtgattgagtacaatcgtaagattgacttgagatttatatctccgataggaaagatataaaagtaatgacaaaaacctttgtcccatcatttgtgattccacaatatcttgtttctctagtcgattaagattattgtgaggtgactgataatactaggctgttcttcgggaatataagaccggtttatcaattggttcatgttcaccttgatttatcaaaagacggaacaaaactcataggtatttatgtgggagacagatttatctattccaatagacttttctgtgtgagacaaatttgtttatcaagtcttcgactttgggtcgtagcaactcttgattgtgggtgagatcagctaaggaaatcaagtgcgtagtatcttggtgggatcagagacgtaaggaacgcaactgtaccttgaatcagtgtgatattgattagggttcaactacagtccagtccgaagttcattggtagtaggctagtgtctgtagcggcttaatacagtgtggtgttcaaagctggactaggtcccggggtttttttgcatttgcggtttttctcgtaacaaatttcttgtgtctgtgttatttattttccgcattatattttgttatataattgaaatatcataggttgtgcgttgtatcgatcaattaggaaatccaacctttggttgttgattgaaattgactgatccttgaacattggtctttggtaccattcaagttacttctcttatattcaattaggctctcaaatttctatttgctgattgcaaaatgaattaagagttagagatataaactcttgtatatacttttctctagattgagtctgattgtctagttgattctctaaagagtatattggagtaagtcctctcagatttccaaacgaattgtttggtgtggttgttatacccacgcATTTTCAAAATGGCAATGGGAATTTGCAACATAAAATTAGGGAGCTTTATGGAGAGATATCATGGAAGAAAAATATGGAGCTAATATTTGTGGTTGGTTTTCTAAGATTCCTAGAATTTCCCATGGCAGATCTTTATGGAAAGGAATAATGAAATGTGATTCAATTTTCAAAAAACATGTTAAATTCAAAGTAAACTCTGGCAGTAGTGTCAGTTTTTGAATAGACACGTGGCTTTTTGAAATTCCTTCATCAACCAAGTTTTCAAATTTATTTGTTGTGGCCAGAAGTAAAACGAAGAAGATTGCTGAGATGTTCAAGGAGGAGGATAACACTTGGGATTTGGTTGTACCAAGAAGGTTAAATGATGGTAGAAGGCCTGAACTGTCTAAGTTAAATAAAAACTGAGTTCTTTCTCTCTCAACAATGACGTTGATGATGAAATTCTCTAGACACTTGTTAGTAAAGGTCAGTTTTCTGTCAAGTCAACTAACTTATAACTCTCTTACTGACACTCTTTTTGTTCTGATCATAAGTTTAATATTCCTGGAAACAAAAAATACCACCAAAGATTAGATTGTTTATATGGACTCTGGCTCATAACAGTTTGCATACAAGAGACATGTTGAAAAGTAGAGGTGTTGAAGTGGTTCAGAATTGTGTTTTCTGTAATGAGAATGAATATGTCAAATTTGCAAGGAAGATATGGGATCGTTTTCAAGAAAAATTAAATTTGAAGTTCACTGTGCGTGGTGATTTGTTCACTATGTTATATTCTTGGAATCTGTCTCTATAAACACTAATCAACAAACACAGAGTTGGAGCATGATCTCAGTAGCCATTGTTTGATGCATTTGGTTGGAAAGAAACTCCAGAGTCTTTACAAGCAAGGAGAATACAAAGATTTCCATACAACATAAGAACCAATATACTATCTTCACTTggtgtttgattttcaaagatttttgagtcCCCTAGTTTCACAAATGAAATGACAAATAGGCCAAAATTATATTTTGAGTAATGTAAAGCTAAGAAGTAATTTGTTactttcttagttttttcttctttttcccctTTTTTATATTCCTTGAGGGTGGTACAAGCCTTTTATATTCTCTCCTTTTTTGATcaataaatcttcttctttttttttaccgataccaaaaaaaaaaatcgattttgttCATAGCACCTTCTTTGCTTATTGGTTGATGCTACATTCTTCAAGTCTGCGAAATGGGAGCACTGATGACATTACACTTAGGTAGTGTGCGTGGAGTGTAAGAAAATAAAGATGGGAATTTTTTTATCTATAGTATTCAAGTGGTATAAACGGGGTGCAAAACAAATATGACAATGACACACTCATTGACTCATTGTTGGGCACACCGACGCACTCGTTTAAAATATTTAATTCAAAATCCTGATGAGATTAGCCAAGCAGTTATTATTACTATTAAGTATTAACCAGTTTCAGTAGCTCGTGCATTACAAAATTACTAAATCGTAAATTGAAAGGGGATACGACGTCTCACTGGGCACTGGTCGGAGGATGTGAAAGAAATAAGTCATAGACTCCTAGCGAGAAGAGGAAAAGACAAGAGGTAAAAAGTTAAAGTTAAAATGTGAAGTTTGAAATATGCACAGACACGCGGCGGCATAAACCAAAGCGTCTGTACTTAGTGGGAGcagggtatatatatatatattttttttattttttttaactaggCATAGGCGAAGAAAAAATTATGGGTAGGAAGCCAGGAGTAGCGAAGGAGATTCAAGTAGGGAATGATCATGATGCACTTCTTAAAGATCAGGTTATTTTTGTTTACTTCTGATTTTACTTTGGTTCCTTTGAACCCTTCATATCATACAGTGttgtgcatttttttttttggttttcctctttttttttttttgaatttttgtgaaGACAGTAATGGTTTTGCTGTGGTTGTTTAAGCAGTATAGGAACGGGTTCTTGTTAAATTTGCATTAATCCTAGTGTTCTGCTATATGTGATGATGCCATTGTTGAATGCTAGCTTTTTGTTGTGACTTGTGATGGTATTGATTTATGGGGGTTTTGAGGAGTTAAAGACTTTGGAGGAAATGGGGTGATTCTTTTTTTTAAGGAGTAAGACAATTGTTGCACTATAGGAAGATttttattggatttttttttttttgatcggaatCTAAAACGTCAACTAACTCAAATTTTTGTATTTTGTTTCTTTGGTAGTCTGTGCCAAAGGATGGTAATACTAGGAGATCACAGAGACTGAATAATGCAAAATCTTCTACCCAAGGTATTGGTATGGAAAATGAGTTGGATCATGTAGATGTCTTGGAAGGCACAGAAGGCATGAACAACAAAGCAGAACAAAGCTGCACTCGAAGTCCTGATGTAGAGGAGAAAGAGATCAAGGAGAAAAGCGTCCTTCTAAACTCGCCGAAGAAAAACAAGTAAGAATTGTTGAACTGGCCAGTTCCAGAAACAATTTGGTCATCATCAATAACACCGTTGTTTCTCATCTATGGATTATGGGTTTGTATTTTGTCATTTAATCTGATTTTCTGACAGCAGGCTGCAGGGAAGAGCTTCCCATCTCAAGAATCAAGTGCAGCAGAAATTAAGCTAGAGGCAAAAGCTAACAAGTATAAGAACATGTATGTTGATGCTCAAAAGAAGGTAATGTCATGCCTACTTTACTTCGTGTTGGTGTAATTCCCAGTGTGCCATAGTTGTCATTGTAATGCATGTGTCTTCATTTTCAGATCCGAGTCTTGCAGCGAGAAAAGAATGATCAAATTACAAAGTTGGAATGTGCTAACGCCAAACTTGAAGGGGTGCGTATTCATTGTAATTATCTTACTACCATAAACTGAGTTTGCATTATGATTTTAGAGAATCAAAAATTCGTGGATTATGGTGATTGCATGATTTGCATCTATTAAATTTCCTTTTAACGGTAGGAGATGGTCACTTGTCAATGGCACAACTTCTCAAAACCCATGTACTCTTTATGCTCAATTTTTCCGGCCATGTTTGCGATGCCTATACCACCTGTTACACAATACACCGATAACAGATTAAACCTTCATTGGaaccattttaattgattgagattTTATtgtagaattaattctttgaacAGTCAAATAAATTGAATCTCACCAAGTAAAATTGTACTAATAATCATTGTGAAGACGAGAATGAAGATTATGATAGAAGCTCTTCCTAAAATTGCGATAATCCTTCCCACCACATGTTGGCCTACTAGTGCAGCTAGAGTTGCCACGGCAAAAAAATAAAGAGCTGTGTACAAGAAACAAATGATTAGCGGCTAAGAAAATTGAAAACTTGAAAAGTAAAGTTAGTTTACTCACCGTAAGGGACAGGAAAACGTTCGAGAAGATAGTATTCAACAACGGacatagacgaagaagaaaacatGGCAAAAGTTGCCGTTGCAGTAGAAACCTGCATATATTTTATATGCAAAGTTTTAGTCGAATTCAAACGCTAAACACGATGCGGGCTTGCTGATATAGGCCATCAGTTTAGTTAATCTTACCTGTGGAGGAATTCCCAGCTCTAAGAAGAGAGGACCCATTATGAAGCCACCACCTAGACCTAACAGCCCACCAAGTGTACCGGCTATTACCCCAACTACAGCAAAGAAACATAGCTGATAGACCTTCCAGTTCACACCTTTTTCTCCCAGAGATGCAATCACTTTCTTTCCCTTGTACAATCCAATTGCCTCGTACATCGTCACTCCAACAGAAACTGGGATCTATAGAACATATACATAAATAAAGAACTAGCTTGTTTGTATCTGAACTATCAAGCTGGGTTGCACTTGCTTTCTCAAGTAGTTTTGATAACTACGAAACTATAACAAGAGAACATCGAAACATCTTTTTATTACCTGTGCCGCAGACAAAACCCAGTATGATGTTGAACAAGTTGCCGTCTTAAACTGTGTCCCAAAACATGGAAGAAGAATCTCCATGTGATTAGTTCATGAGTTCGAAAGATTTATACTTTTAAGAAATGAATCATATACAGTTTGCAATATGGAATAGACAAAAGATTTCATGCAAACCTTAAAAATTTGTATTACGAGGAATGCAAtccaaacaaaaataagaaaaccaaGTTCTTTCCAGTAGACGTTCTCAAGAATTGGGACCTGCATGCATATGGTAAGAAAGAAGTTAGCCATGAATATAGAGAGTTCGAGAGTCAGAAAATCCGAGAGAAGGTGTAAGACTGACCatcattttcatctctttttcagTGCTTTTATCACCAGGGTCGTCGACTGGTAAAGGATTGCCTTCTAGTACTTCTCCAGTTCTAGTATCTAACCAAATAAATAATTATGAATCAATTTAACACATAAATGGAGAACTTAGCGAAACACAGTATTATCCACACCCCTCCCTATATCTATCTGTCATTAGGGGAGAATTCAGTGACCGTTAAACTCACCGGCGTCTACCTTCTGAACCTCCTAAAATAAGAAGAGGAAAAACGGAAAGAATTAGTAAGAATGAAATCATGCTtgcaaaaacaaaacatatagtATGAAGTTTTATAGACATATGATCCTCAAGCTTCATTAGCTTCTAAATTTGTGAACGTATACGGCCTTTATCGAGCGCGTGTAGCCACATACTGGTATAAACAAATTTACCTTCTTTAATTTGGTTTCCTGCTTCCATGTTTGCACACCTTTGCAAAATGACATTGTTGACATAGCTGTGCACATTTTATGCAAGAAACTTTATCAGTAATGCCTATTGAAGAGAAGTCTaagaatttgatttttttttagttgtCAATGCTTacctatgaaaaataggataAGAAGAACAGTGACCATCCAGTCATTAAAGATTTCACTGAGAATGACACCGATACTAATACCAAGCATGAGCATAGGTTGCATGAGAAGTGTTAAGTTATAGTCGATGAGCGGCATATCAAGTGTTGGATGTCTCCTTTTTAGGTTGTAAAACACTGTTGACAAAGCTGCTCCTGTTATCATACCTAGCGAAAAATATCTAACTTCTATTAGCACTTTCATTTAcataaatcaatcaaaaaaattACTTCAAACGGGAAATCTTTaggaaatgtaagagaaaaacttTAAACAAGATTAATACTATGGACGCCCACTAAACTATAAATGGCTCTGTAAGCCCATAATGTGCCGCAGACATTAATTTGGAGCTGTTTGCAAGAACCCTTTTGTTTAGGCAAATTTTACTGCGAAGTTTCGCAGCTTTACGTAATACAGTACTTTTTCTACCCGTCACCCGTGGGTGGGTAAAAAGACAGAAACAAGGTGGCTAAGGCCTTGGGGGCGATTGCCCCTACCTTATAACTGAAATTCGCtgtttttcctttttaatttcttttgaCAGCTTGTAGCATCTAAAATTGCAAGTAGTAGTATGTATTCAAGGCTGTGAGATTTTGCGGCCACACTTGTTCTTTGCAAGT
Above is a genomic segment from Papaver somniferum cultivar HN1 chromosome 10, ASM357369v1, whole genome shotgun sequence containing:
- the LOC113315955 gene encoding sulfite exporter TauE/SafE family protein 3-like translates to MKLGWRIIVGTIVGFFGAAFGSVGGVGGGGIYVPMLTLIIGFDPKTSVPISKCMITGAALSTVFYNLKRRHPTLDMPLIDYNLTLLMQPMLMLGISIGVILSEIFNDWMVTVLLILFFIAMSTMSFCKGVQTWKQETKLKKEVQKVDADTRTGEVLEGNPLPVDDPGDKSTEKEMKMMVPILENVYWKELGFLIFVWIAFLVIQIFKFKTATCSTSYWVLSAAQIPVSVGVTMYEAIGLYKGKKVIASLGEKGVNWKVYQLCFFAVVGVIAGTLGGLLGLGGGFIMGPLFLELGIPPQVSTATATFAMFSSSSMSVVEYYLLERFPVPYALYFFAVATLAALVGQHVVGRIIAILGRASIIIFILVFTMIISTILLGGIGIANMAGKIEHKEYMGFEKLCH